The Pseudosulfitobacter pseudonitzschiae nucleotide sequence CCACAGTGCCAGTGTACTCCATTATCTCAAGAAACGACCCTTTATCACCGGGAAAATTCAGCCAGATTGAGTAGATGTCCGAATTTGGCAGGCCATTACCGCGCGAAACTATATCAACACCGCTGCCGCCCCTCAGTTCCCAGCACACCCGGGACCGGCGCATCTACCACGTAACAGCCTGTGATCCCGTCGCTCACGACTTGGCGGCAAATCAAACCGGAGAAGTGACGTTCTCCAAATTTGCGCGATGAACTGTGCCGCGCGGCAGGATAATGTCTTGTCCGCCCGGCAATGTGTCGGTCACAAGATGATCGACCTCGTCTAACCGGCAAATGCTGACGCGGCTTTCGGCGCCTATCTTGTCGGAATTGCACAGCATCATGCAAGCCCGCGCACGCCGCATCATGGCCCGGGCAACCTCGGCTTCGTGCAACTCATAATCGGTAGCCCCGCGGTTTTGATGAAGCCCCGTGGGCGAGATCACTGCGAAATCCGCCAGGAAGCGATCTATCTCCGACAGTGTCATTTCGCCATAGGTGGCGGGTACATCGCTATGTGGACGCCCGCCCAAGAGGAGCACATCGCAATTGTGCCCCCTATTTATGATCTGCGAGATTTCCAGCGAATTGGTGATGACACGAATGTTCCCTCGCGCCGCCAGCGAGCGCGCAAAGGCTAGAGTGGTTGTGCCCGCATCAATGAAACATGTGGAATTATGTGGGATAAGATCGCA carries:
- a CDS encoding DeoR/GlpR family DNA-binding transcription regulator, with translation MWSHERQQRIMDLLESNQKVSTKALSATLGVSRETIRRDLKDMEQKGVLLCVHGGAKPISSIIEPEATFAQRQEQFHDQKQAIGQLACDLIPHNSTCFIDAGTTTLAFARSLAARGNIRVITNSLEISQIINRGHNCDVLLLGGRPHSDVPATYGEMTLSEIDRFLADFAVISPTGLHQNRGATDYELHEAEVARAMMRRARACMMLCNSDKIGAESRVSICRLDEVDHLVTDTLPGGQDIILPRGTVHRANLENVTSPV